A single Venturia canescens isolate UGA chromosome 1, ASM1945775v1, whole genome shotgun sequence DNA region contains:
- the LOC122414672 gene encoding uncharacterized protein, producing MRRAIALLLLVVCVGFKVAFGQGVLGQDFTKNLLANINQLTAGIQNNVQQTVHQIQENVQAHLAQIDRVNKDMAAKLGKDGQYTTTLGNGSTILINGVGGVSRTIFSGQTSNGEPYFRDSEDRVVGNILHHTDRIYNPTTRSMDEFRYTLDLKDPKAKPVPA from the exons atgagACGCGCAATCGCGCTCCTCCTACTTGTGGTCTGCGTCGG GTTCAAGGTGGCCTTCGGTCAAGGAGTTTTAGGGCAGGACTTCACCAAAAATCTTCTTGCGAACATCAACCAACTGACTGCTGGTATTCAAAATAATGTTCAGCAGACGGTTCATCAAATCCAGGAAAATGTTCAGGCACACTTGGCACAAATTGATCGCGTCAATAAAGATATGGCAGCAAAACTCG gAAAAGATGGCCAATATACAACGACTCTCGGGAACGGATCAACTATTTTAATCAACGGGGTCGGTGGAGTATCACGAACAATTTTCTCCGGTCAAACCTCGAATGGTGAACCCTATTTTCGTGACAGCGAAGACCGCGTCGTTGGTAACATTCTTCATCATACCGATAGAATTTATAATCCAACCACCCGATCGATGGACGAATTCAGATATACTCTTGACCTTAAGGACCCCAAAGCGAAGCCTGTACCAGCttaa
- the LOC122417338 gene encoding proclotting enzyme-like isoform X2, with protein MNCWGCTWFSLALTLTEFQVSTCSPTLESPATVKTTREPRAQRGCGMSTNSVTRVVGGRPASSSDWPWMVALLRQDAKHYCGGVLITDRHVLTAAHCVHKLRTRDIKVRLGEYDFSRRNEPRTLDFWVTDIRIHEGFDSLNYNNDIAILKIHRPTAFNNYIWPICLPPVGMSFENKSGIITGWGTQRYGGVASNVLMEVQVPVWPQRLCVSRFTYPIPDSVMCAGAYEGGRDACQGDSGGPLLHRLGNGRWVNIGIVSWGIRCGEPGHPGIYTRVSTYLDWIFANAIF; from the exons ATGAATTGCTGGGGCTGCACTTGGTTCAGTCTCGCTCTGACATTGACAGAGTTTCAAGTCTCCACGTGTTCTCCAACCCTCGAATCTCCTGCGACAGTGAAAA CGACGAGAGAGCCACGTGCGCAACGAGGATGCGGCATGAGCACGAACAGCGTTACCAGAGTCGTGGGCGGCAGACCTGCCAGCTCGTCCGATTGGCCATGGATGGTTGCCCTTCTTCGACAGGACGCTAAACACTATTGCGGTGGTGTTTTAATAACCGATCGACACGTACTCACCGCTGCTCATTGTGTCCACAA ACTGAGAACCCGTGACATCAAAGTACGTTTGGGAgagtacgatttttcaagacgCAACGAGCCTCGAACGTTGGATTTTTGGGTAACGGATATACGAATTCACGAGGGTTTCGATTCCTTGAATTACAACAATGATATCGCAATACTGAAGATCCATCGACCGACTGCTTTCAACAATTACATTTGGCCAATATGTTTGCCACCAGTTGGAATGTCGTTTGAGAACAAAAGTGGAATTATAACAG GTTGGGGAACGCAGCGTTACGGTGGTGTCGCCAGTAATGTTCTGATGGAAGTACAAGTACCTGTGTGGCCTCAAAGGCTCTGTGTTAGCAGATTCACTTACCCCATTCCAGACAGCGTCATGTGTGCTGGAGCTTACGAAGGAGGACGAGACGCTTGTCAG GGTGATTCCGGTGGACCTTTGCTCCATCGCTTGGGAAACGGAAGATGGGTGAACATCGGTATAGTGTCGTGGGGAATACGCTGCGGAGAGCCCGGACATCCGGGTATTTACACGAGGGTGAGCACTTACCTGGACTGGATATTCGCAAAcgcaattttttga
- the LOC122417338 gene encoding venom protease-like isoform X1 produces MNCWGCTWFSLALTLTEFQVSTCSPTLESPATVKKDNDVRTFWDFSSEGSPKSTLTLDQTFLPETATREPRAQRGCGMSTNSVTRVVGGRPASSSDWPWMVALLRQDAKHYCGGVLITDRHVLTAAHCVHKLRTRDIKVRLGEYDFSRRNEPRTLDFWVTDIRIHEGFDSLNYNNDIAILKIHRPTAFNNYIWPICLPPVGMSFENKSGIITGWGTQRYGGVASNVLMEVQVPVWPQRLCVSRFTYPIPDSVMCAGAYEGGRDACQGDSGGPLLHRLGNGRWVNIGIVSWGIRCGEPGHPGIYTRVSTYLDWIFANAIF; encoded by the exons ATGAATTGCTGGGGCTGCACTTGGTTCAGTCTCGCTCTGACATTGACAGAGTTTCAAGTCTCCACGTGTTCTCCAACCCTCGAATCTCCTGCGACAGTGAAAA AAGACAATGACGTACGAACCTTTTGGGACTTCTCCTCGGAAGGTAGCCCAAAAAGTACCTTAACGCTCGATCAAACTTTCTTACCGGAAACAGCGACGAGAGAGCCACGTGCGCAACGAGGATGCGGCATGAGCACGAACAGCGTTACCAGAGTCGTGGGCGGCAGACCTGCCAGCTCGTCCGATTGGCCATGGATGGTTGCCCTTCTTCGACAGGACGCTAAACACTATTGCGGTGGTGTTTTAATAACCGATCGACACGTACTCACCGCTGCTCATTGTGTCCACAA ACTGAGAACCCGTGACATCAAAGTACGTTTGGGAgagtacgatttttcaagacgCAACGAGCCTCGAACGTTGGATTTTTGGGTAACGGATATACGAATTCACGAGGGTTTCGATTCCTTGAATTACAACAATGATATCGCAATACTGAAGATCCATCGACCGACTGCTTTCAACAATTACATTTGGCCAATATGTTTGCCACCAGTTGGAATGTCGTTTGAGAACAAAAGTGGAATTATAACAG GTTGGGGAACGCAGCGTTACGGTGGTGTCGCCAGTAATGTTCTGATGGAAGTACAAGTACCTGTGTGGCCTCAAAGGCTCTGTGTTAGCAGATTCACTTACCCCATTCCAGACAGCGTCATGTGTGCTGGAGCTTACGAAGGAGGACGAGACGCTTGTCAG GGTGATTCCGGTGGACCTTTGCTCCATCGCTTGGGAAACGGAAGATGGGTGAACATCGGTATAGTGTCGTGGGGAATACGCTGCGGAGAGCCCGGACATCCGGGTATTTACACGAGGGTGAGCACTTACCTGGACTGGATATTCGCAAAcgcaattttttga